Below is a genomic region from Verrucomicrobiales bacterium.
GGGAGATAGCGGGTGGTGATGCCCACTTGGGGAACCGACTCCGCCAACTGCAACATCGCACCCACCTTGAAGTGACTGAGCAGCCCGTAGTTTAAAGTGTCGCGATATCCCCCGACATGAAGCCATGGTCTGATGCATCGCATGTGGCTGACACCTAGCAGACTCGCACCCTCGATGCAACCGAGCAGTCCTCACGGAGCGTTTTCCCACACCGCGTAAAATGCCGCAGGATTACCCCCGGCGAAGGTGAACTGGCCGGTCACGTAGAGCTGCTGACCTCGCAGCTGCAAACGGGCCACCGAGCCAGACACGCGCGCTGCCCCCTCGAAGGAACCCGCCTCCGACTCCACACCGATCCCTGGGGCGCTCCACTCAGTGCCGTTCCAAAGGCCAATCCCTTGGGTCACAGTGGAGTTCTCCGGACGGCCGGTCGCAGTGTCATCCGACAGGTTGAACAACATTCCCCCAACCACGATAGTCTCGCCCCGAACCACCATATCACTGACCCCGAAGGACGGCAGGGAAGTCGGCCCACGTCGCCATTCAGTTCCCGTCCAGACCGCAAAATCCTGAACGTCGATGGTTCCAAAGTTTGCACCCGCCCTGCCGATCTCACCCTGCACATATAAAAGCCCCCCGTCGGCCCGGGCCAGCCGGACGCGACCGCGATCGAACGTGGATCGAAGAGTGCCGCCGAAGGTATTGTCCAGCATACCATCCAGCCCCCAGCCCCCAATGTTGGAGCTTGGGAATTGATAGGCCCCCGCGACATAGACCTTACCTCCCAAGACCACGAGCGAATCCGCTGACTCCCCCAGGTCGTCGCGTCGGCCGCCCACCCCGTCCAATTGCCGCAGGCCGAGAGGTCCCGGCAGCGAGTGCCATCGAGTTCCATCCCAACGACTGAGATTAAAGGTCGGCACCCCGCCGGAGACACGGAACAGTCCGCCCGCAAAAAGATTGTCCCCCAGGAACGCGAGATCTCGCACCTCCAGCAGCTGATTCGAAAAGTCCGCGGCGACGACCTCGATACCCGTCCCAAGCGACTCCCAGATCGACCCATTCCAACGTGCGATGCCAGGAGCGGCAACACCTCCCATGGAAGTAAAATTGCCTGCCGCAAACAGGTGAGCGCCTCGACGTAATAGCGCGAGAACACGAACCGGAACAGCATCCTGCCGCGAGGCAAGACCGAGAATATCCCATCCCTCCCCGCTCCGCTGCGCCACCCCGACACCACCGGCAAAAGGCCCGGCCACATACACATCAGAACTGCCTTCTGCCGCCAGCAGCGCGGTCCCGGGTCCCTGCAGCGGATTCTTGAGGTCGGTCTGAGCGACCCATCGGCCTGGGGCTTGACGCGCACGATCCACCTGCAGTCCATACCGCTCCGGCTCAGCGTCCGGCGAGAGCTGGAACTCCACTCGATAAATTCCGGCTCGGCCCAGCCTGAGGAACCGCGTGGCACCGCAGTCTCCTTCGTTCAGCGAAAAAAGCAGCGTGCCATCCGGAGCGAGGACCCGCGCCGCGACCAGACCGCTGCAACCCTCGCTACCCAGCCCGATCTGGAACTTAACCACCTCTTCCGCGAGGAATTCCAATTCAAAGACGCGGCCGGCTCCGGGCAGCGGGAGTTCGTCAAAGGCCTCCAATGCCCGATCGACCCGCAGATCGTGCCGAGTCGTGACGATCCCGGGGGTCCCGGCGGCGAACGCGTAATCGGATCCGAAGTCAGCCGAGTCCGGAGTAGCGGTGATCACGAGCTGAAACACCCCGCTGGACGCAGGCGAAAAACGCACACTCCGCCCACACATGCTCGCCGGCCCGAAGACCCGCTCGCCCTGGTCATTCAGCAACTGCCAGTTGTGACAACGGTTGAATCTTCCAGGCGTGAAGATCACTTCCTGATCAGCTGACAGCACCACCGGATAGCTATCTTGGCTCCCGGGGCCGTTCAGGCGCTCCTCACGACGAACGAACCCTCCCGCCGCCAGATTCAACTCCGGCAACATGCGTCGGACATGGCGCGCGAGCAAAAGCCTCATCGACCGGGCACCACTCAACGTGTTGACGATCCGGAGTTGGTGCACACCTCCAGCCCCAAAGGTCAGCGTGCGGGGCCCGTCGCACTCCTCGTCGGTCAGGATCTCACCGGTCGGCCCCGTGAACCGGACGGACATGCACTCAAAGGATCCCGAGGGATCGCTGAAGTGATATTCCTCGCCGGCCGCAGCTGTGATCGCCACCAGGGCGCTATCCCCCGGATTAAGGGTCGACTTGGAACCGGAGAACTGCGGATCCGAACTACTGGAGTAAAGATCAACACCGGTGAGGTCGATTTGAAAACTGCGCTGCTGAGATCGCGTGACTCGCAGGTCGGCCCGACCGGCACGGAGTCCCTCGACGACCACCCGCATCACGCCACCGGTCGGACTCCTCACCACGGCGGATTGACCGCAACCTGCCTGGAGGAACACCAGGGGCACACCTCCCGGCTCGAACACGCTCCACCGAACCGGACAAGGAAAACCGCTGGCCAACAGCTGCACGAAATAGTTTTGACCTGCCGTCATCGAGAGCAGGTAGACGTCTTCATCCCCCGCGTCCAACTTGGTTCGTCCGGTGATACTTTGCGGGCTCTCGCCCACCAAAACCTGTTCCACGACCCGTTGGCTGAAGCGGTTCAGCCCCAGCGTGTAGTTCAGGCTACCTCCCCCTGCCCCGCGATGAACCTGAATCAGGTAGGCCCCCGGAACCAAATCGGAAATTTTGAGCAAAGACCGGTTCTCATCGGCCAAAATGCTCCCGTCTAGACGGGTGAGCACCACGCGCAACTGATTCGGATTTTGAATCACAAACGCGCCCCCCGCCTGGACGGTCACCCGATGCTCATCCGTGGCGAACTCACCCGCCAGGACACCGGAAAGCGAGATGGCGTTCGTGCCGAAGGTCACCGAGCTTACCTTAAAGTCCCAGGTCACCGGCGCAGCCATCGCCACCTGGGCCGCACTGGCAAGGGTTTGGGGCAGCAGGACACGATAGTTGCCGGAGGGCAACGGAGCGGCGAAATGCCGAGCAAGTTCGGCGGTGCCGGGAAGATAGTTCACCGAGCCTCCCATCAGCACATCATCCCCGGTGCCGAGTTGTTCATCCGGGCCGGCCGAGGTTACCACTGGCGCAGCCCCCACCGAGGCAGGATCCAAGAAGCTGCTGAAGCGAATCTCCACCCGAGTTCCGCCGGAGTTGCCTCCAGGTGCCGGCAACCGTTGCACGACCCGCGGACCCACCACGGTAAAATCCCAGGAAACGGGCGAGGTCAGCCGATTCCCGACCCGATCTCCAAGTCCCTCCAACAGGACCGCGCGAAAGCGCCCCTGGGCAACCGGCGAGGTCAGCGAGAGAATCAATGTCGACGTGGCGGCGCTGTAGGTCACTTCGCCAGGAAGGTCCACGTCATCCGCTGTTCCCAGCGTAGCATCGCTTCCCGCAAAGAACAGACGGAGCGAGCCAGCAGGGAGTGACGAGGCCTCGATAGGCTCATTGAACACCACTTGAATGGAACGCACCGCCTCATTGGCAACCTCAACCCCAGGAGGCGGAGTGAGCGACATGGCGACAGGCGCGGAAGCATCGGCCGTCAATTCGAGAGCCAGTTCGTCGCTGACAGTCACGTTCCCGCCCGTGTCGATCGCGCGGGCACGAAGCCGGATGATCTCCCGGCCCAACGCGCGGCGCGGAGTGAGCAACTTTAGCTCAAAGGGCGGTGAGGCATCCGTGGCTACGAGAGTTCCATCCAGGAGAAATTCCACGCGCGAAACACCCACATCGTCGGTGGCGAGCACCGCTTGAACGAACATCTTTGCTTCCTCCACGCGAGATTCTACCGGCGGACTTGCCCAGCTCACCAGAGGAGGCCGACCAGCCCGGTCTGCGTCCTGAAAACGTACCACTTGTAGCCCGGACGCACCGTCCGCCACGTAACCAAGCCCCTGGCGGATGGCGACCGCCTCCGCACTTCCAGGAGTCGGAATCTGCTGATCGAAGGAAACAGTCGTACCCCCGGGCTCAAAACGGTAGATCTGAACGTCGTGCGCTCCGTCGTCGGTGCTCACCGGATCAGCAGCCGCGAACAGGTTCTCGCCCAACATCGCTGCGTGTCGCCAGCCGAACTGGCCTGTCAGAACCTGCGCCTCAACCGAAGGCTGCCCAGGATTGGTCAAATCGATGATACTAAATCCCGCGGTATGGATGACCAAGAGCCGGTCCGAGCCCGAGACCAACCGCAAGCGTCTCCCCCCAGCACCACGGCTTCCTTTGGAAGAAGCGCTGCCCGAGACAAAAGCGAATCCATCACGAACCTCGACCGCGGAGACCAAGGCGTCCTCTCCGGATCTGCCGAGCACATACACATACCTACCCGAGACCAAAACGTCGTCCAGAGGATACCCCAGCTCAAGCTTCTGAATGACGGTGCCCGTGGCTGAATCCAGCAACAGAAGCGAACCATCCTCCAGAGCTGCAGCCGCCAAGCCTCCGCTCATGGCAACTCCGGAAACCTCAGCACCGGTCGGAGTCAGGGCTCGAAGTGATGGGGCGGAGGGGCCTTCCAGATCCACCATGGCCAAGCCGGCGCCACGGACGGCCACGATGGCATTCCGGCCCAGGCAAGCAACCGCGGTGGCTTCACCGCCCAGCTTCAGTTGCGCGATGCGGACTGGCGGCATTGTTTCGAAGACGTTAAACACTTCCAGACCGGCTGCGCCGGCCGCGAGAAGAGCTCGGTCCCCTTCCACACAAACATCCCAGGCATAACCCGAGGTCGCCGCGCCCCCCAGTGCGCCGGGCTCACCGGGATCTTCACCCAAAGGTTGGGTTCCCGATCGCACCTCGGTCCCGTCGTTCACTCCATCACCATCGGTGTCGGATCGAGTCGGATCCGTTCCCACTATGAACTCCGCCAAGTCGCTGAGGCCGTCGCGGTCGCCATCAGGGCTGAGGTCTGGTTGAAGGAGGAATCGCGGAAACCCAAACGGGACACCGTCCGCCGGAGATTCAAAGGTTTCGATCGCCACCTTCAGCGTTCGCTCGTTGAGCAAATACTCCCGGAAGCGGGTAAGTGAGGCCACGCGCACGGGCCGAGGGTGGGCCACGCCATTCGCGGCCGTCAGCCCGCGCCGGATGGAGCCGGTCTTCAGGTTGACCCGCGCGTAATAGTTCCTCCCCTTGACCGGACGAACCGCTGGACTCCCCGCGCCTGAGACATCCGCAAGACTGGGCACGGGTGGAGTCGGGCCTGAAACCGTGACAGTGTGGGTCAAGGTGCACTCACCGGGGGTGAGCAACGCGAACGTGCCCAGATAAACAACCTCAACGGTGTAGGTTCCAGGAGAGTTGAATCCCACTCCGAACTCGAACGGCACCCCGTCTCCAGGCTGGCCGAAACCGAGGCTTTCCCCGGTGGTGGCCACCTTCGCCGCATAAAACCCGCTCGTGCCGTTTCCCAGGACACTGAAGTCTCCCACCTCTCCAGGCTCCAGGACCGAGGGACCGCTCAAGGTCAAACGGCAATCGATGGCACCAACTTGCACACTGCCCAGGACGCTGCACCGCTCGCCTTGGGCCGTCTCGTAGGTCGCCGTCACCTGATAGATTCCCTCCTTGGCATACCGCGTCGTGAAGGAGCGACCGGTCCCGGTGGCTGGCGTGGCACCCACCGCCTCCCAGCTGACCGTACCACCCGAGTCCGGGGCGGTCGTGACGGTCACGGTGACGGGGTCACCTACCGCGGCAACGCTGCGCAGAGGTGTGAGGACCACCGTGCAGGTATCTCGCACGCGCAGGGTCACGAGGCGGGTTTGGGATTTTCCGGACTCCTCAAACGGTGTGAACGTGGCCTGAATGACCTTCATTCCCGGAGAACTAAAGGAAATCTGAGTGTGCGATGAAGCGGGGTTGAGGATATTCACGCCCTCGCTGCCGCTCCACTCATACCGGCCGAGTGAGCTGGAGAGATTTCCGTGAACCGTGATCGTCGAGCCAACGAAAGGAGGCTCCGCGTCGGAAAGCGGAAGGTCCCGATGGTCCAGAAGTTCGAGAGTTTCGTCCACGAAAACACTTACCTCATCCTCGCAAGTCTGCGGGGCACCCGAAGGTGGTTTGGTGGTGTAGACAAGCTTCAACACATGCCGCCCCCCAGTTCGCCAGGCCACATCCACCGTTGGACCATCGCCCTGCCCGAACAAGGATCCACCCGAGTCCACGCTCCATCGGTAGGTTCCAACTTCTGGATGCACCGTGGCTTGATAGGTCTCTCGCACACCCGCCACCGCGCGGACAAATCCGCCAATGGAGACCCGGCACTCGTCGGGCGTAATCCGCACGGTGTGCACATCGGAGCACTCCTGCTCACCATCAGGAGAGGTATAAGCCACGGTGATCTGATAGTCGCCGAGCTGGGCATACCGAGTGGAGAACTCAGGGCCAGAACCAGCCGACGGCTCGCCCCCCGGAGCACTCCAGGACCAACTGCCGCCCCCGCTGATACTTGTCCCAAAGGAGTACACCACATTGGTGGTGCCGCCAATCGGGCCCACAATCAGTACAGAGCATTGCTCCTCTTCCTTCTCGACCTCCCCACCGCTGCCCGAAGCGCCCGGTTGGACTCCATGCCAGCCCGGCTGCTGGATGCCGACTCCCGGGTCGGTGCACACACGGGAGCCGTCCGGCGAAACCGTCATGGATCCCACGATCTCCCAATAGCCTTTGTCGTGGTCAAAACTCCACAATGCCGACTTGCTCCCGCCCACTGCCACCAGGCCCGTTTCAGGATCGGGAAGGTTCGGAAAACAAATCGGAGCTGGAATGGACAGGTTCTGGGGGCCATCGCTCTGAACCGTGATGACCAGGGGAAATTGCAAATCGTCCGGCAACGGTTCTGGAAGCCGGTCCGGTGGAACCGGGGCGATGCCAATCCTGCCACCTCGGAGGCCCGCATCGTCCGACAAGGAACCGGGAGGGATCAACAGACTGACTCCGGCTAGCGCCGGATTCGCCCGCAGCACGTCGTCGGGAAAGCTCACCACCGTGTTGCCAGATGTCTTAACGACTTGGAGGGTCCCGGCCGCGATACGCGGCAGGAAGATCTGACCATTCCCCCCAGCCAGATTGTCCAATCGGCCTGCCACCGCTTCCCACGCTTTGCCCACAATCGGATAATAATTGCCGCTGGGCCAGTCGCTGCCGACGGCAGTGCGGCCATCAACTTTCACAAAAAACCTTCCCGCCGGCGAAGGCTTCAAGGTGAAGTTGCCGTCGGCGTCGGTGACCGTCCGGAGCGACTCTTCCTGCCCATCCACGGTGACGATCACACCAGCGAGCGGGCGGTTCACAGCGTTGATCCCTGTGTCGGTGCCCGGCCGCAACTCGGAGGCGAAGACGCGCCCGATCACCGCGGTCTCTGGAACCGCCGAGCTGGGCGCGGTGTCAAACTCAACAACCATCACCCCTCCCGCCTGACCATCCGCATCCCCGTCGACCGCAATCCCACGATCATCCAGAAGCCGCGCCCCATCCAGAGTCACCCGCACCCGGCTTCCAGAGGGAAGCGGCTCCAGGTAGAACAGTGTGGCCCGTCGTCGGTCGGGAGAGATAGCACGTCGAACCAAGATGGCGCGACCAAGGGAGTCAGCCCGCAACGTCGCGTTGTCCAAGGTGGCTCCCACCGACAGCGGGCGAGAAAATGACAGCACGGTCTCCCGATGCACGGAAACCCCATCATCCCCTTGAGCCGGAGAGGCCGTCACCGTGGTGGGCCGCAGCTCGCCCACTTCCGGATCTGTCCCGTTCTGGAACTCCTCAACGTTGGGAATGCCATCCCGATCGAAGTCCAACCGGGCGTCAGCAGGATTCAGCGGCTGAAACGAGGGCCGCCCCAATTCATAAAGATCCGGCAGTCCATCCGCATCGGAATCCAAGCCCGCGGCGCGCGAAATCTGTTCCAACTGGAAAAAGCCTTGGTCTTCCGTGGCAACCGTGACCATGGGACTGGTCAAGGAAACCTGCACCAGGTCTCGGATTGAACGCAACTCCCTGCCCCGGAACAGCCGGTAGTAAGAGGAGGGTGATGGGGTGAAGCGAATCTCGACTCGAGCATCCGACTTCAATTCCACGGCATCGATGAGCAGATCTGCGGCGCGGCAGTTCCAACCGAAGGCCACCAAAAGGCAAACGAGGGCCACGAACCTTGAGTACAACGTCATTCAATCATGATCATCGGCCGGAATCAGAGAGTTCACAAGACAAAGCTCGTCCGCAACCGACAAAGTTCGGGTTAAAAGTGGGTGAGGATCCGGGAATCCCGACTCCGTCGAGGGGACAAAAGCGGCAGAGGGCTCTAAGCATTACCCACAAGTTCGGGGCTCTTTGGTCCCTATCCCAACGGGATAGCGCCTCAAAGCCCAGGGTTGCGAGTAACGAGCTACCCTGGGGAAACGCCAGAGAATTCCCAACCCCATCGCGGGTTGCGCTGGATCACTCAAAAACCCAAAGGAACCGCAACCCACGATGGGGTTGACAGCGAAGCGGCCCGAGGAGGCTTGTAGTTCACTCGGGTCAGAAAACGACGACTTACCCAGGGTAGGCGCTCCTGCGTGGCACCAACCCTGGGCTTACAGGCGGAATCCCTGTGAGATTCTAACACTTCTTCTGGGTAATGCTTAGAGAGGGCTGCCACACTTGATATGGCTCTCGTCCGTTGTGCCTTCACCACCTTTCTTGCGCATCCAATCAGCCCGTCAATTGACTATGCGCCCCTGGAGAACCTCGCCCGAGCAGTCAGCCACCACCACACGATAATACCGTCGAGGCTCCTGTATGGAAACCCGATCAAGGTATCGCAAGATCGAGCCATCTCCGGTGACGCAGTAGTTGGGGTCCAACTGCACCCAGAGGTTGTCGGTGAGCGTCGACCTGTACTCGATGCGATAGGAGGTATCAGGCTTCCCCCGCCAGGAAATCTCCACTTCAGAAACCCTTACGGAGGGAATCTCGAAATCTCGATACGTGCGGGAATCGGCCACGGCAAAGAGTCCCAGTCCAGACGAGCTCAAGATGACCTCGCTAGAAGTATCACCCGGATCCAAATCGCGGATCGAGCTACCGATGAACTGACGCAGGTGGTCCACCCCGGCGAACAGCGGATGCGCGCTCGAAACCGACAGATCGACTGGCCCTTCGGTGCGGATGGTCGAGAATTCCAGTCCGAACCGCCGAAGGAACGGGTTCCACAAGGTGCCATCGGCGGGCAACCCCAGCCCCACGACACACACATTTCCGCCTCCGTTGACGTAGTCGATGAGCAGCAAAGGGGGGACGGCCGTGTTGCACACGAAGATCGCGTCATAGGGCTTCATAGCCTCCAGGTCGGTGGGAGCTTGATTGGTGACCGTCCAGAGGTGCCCTGCCCCGGTCATCGTCGCTGCCAGTCGGTCCCCCACCAACCCTTGGTCGCTCGAAATGACTAGAAACCGCCCGGCACGGGAATCGACAAACCAAGTGGCGAGATTGAGAGCGAATCGCTGTGCATCGTTCGGCTCGATGAACCCGGCATTCGAGAGGGGAAACTCATCATTGGACACGACAATCCGCCCGGCCCATGACGACCAGCCACCCAAAAGGGAGGCAACAACAACCCAGGTGGAAACAGAATACGCACGTAGATTCCCGATCATGACTTCAGGTTATCTCAAAAGAAATCGAGTGTCACGCTCCTGGATCGATAGGCCGCGAAACTCATCGCACTCATCCAACTCATGAAACCAAATTGAGGAAAAGCTATTGACACTCTCCAGCTCAGGGAATCTAGTGCCAACAGCACTCAGAATTCAGACGTGCGTTTATCTGTTTGTAATCCTCCTATACCCTATGAAAAAACGACCTCAGTGGCTCATCCTACTCTTGACACTCCTACTCCCAGCTCACCAGATCACGGCGGCTGTGCTCTGGAAATTCAGCACCACGGGACAAGGCCAGACCATTTCCGGAACCCTGACGACCGACGGCACGGACGCCGACCTCAGCTCCGCGAAAAACTTCAACATCCAATCCATCGAGACACTCCTGCTCGACGGCGCTCCAGTCGCCACGCTGGCAACGCCCCTTCCCTGGGTGAACGGAGTCTCCGCCAATGTTTCCGTCGGCCCGCTGATCTGGAACGGATCCTCGGTTCAACTGCCCATCTTCGTCCTCGCCACATCGGATGGCGGAGATCTTCTCGAGATCGACAACAACAACGATCCGGAATTTCCAAACTTCAAAGCGAGGATTCAGGATGTGGTGGCGTTCGACACCGAATCCACGTCTATCACGCCTCTAAAACGAGCGAGCCAACTGATCGATTTCGGGTTCAACGAAGGAACCGGAACGACAGTGACCGACACGATCAACAGTCTGTCAGGCTCCCCGGCGGTGCCAGCGAACCCTCCCACCTTCGAGACGGCTACCCCTTCCGCGAAGCCCGGCGATTCAGCGGTTCACTTCGAAGCGGGACAATATTTCATCGTGAATGATCCTGATACTCGACTGGCACTTGATCCGGCAGATCCCTCCTTCACGCTGCAAGCTTGGGTGAACTTCGCGGGAAATCCCGCCGGCCGTCAGGTATTCTATTACGCCAACGGCCCGGGCGGTGCGGTCTCCTTCTCCGTGAACAATAACCGGACGGTGTTCGTGACCACGCTGGGTATCGCGGATGTCTCGTCGGCGGCCGCCATCCCCGACGATGGCGCCTGGCATCATATCGCGGTGGTCCACCAACCGGGAGTCGAACTTCGATTCTACGTGGACGGTGTCCTGGGTGACACCGTGCCGTACACCAGCGGAGTCAATTTCACCCGGACCCAAAAAATCTTCAGCATCGGTGCCGAGTGGAACGGGGCGCTGCAATACATCGGCTCCGTGGACCGTTTGAAGGTGTCGAGCGGGATCCTGGCTCCCGATGAGCTGGACTTCCAGGCCGTCCCGCCTTCGAAACTGATCGACTTCGGATTTGATGAAGGTTCTGGCACCACGGTGACCGACAGTATCAATAGCCTCGCGGGTTCGCCCGCGGTTCCAGCGAATCCGCCGACCTTCGAAAGCGAAGCGCCTTCCGGTCTGGTGGGCGACTCCGCGGTACACTTCGAACCCGGGCAGTACTTTGTCGTCAACGATCCTGATACCCGCCTGGCCCTGGATCCGACCAACCCGTCCTTCACCTTGCAGGCTTGGGTCAAGTTCAACGGCAACCCGGCCGGCCGACAGGTGTTCTATTACGCCAATGGCCCGGGCGGTGCGGTCTCCTTCTCGGTGAACAACAACCGGACGGTCTTCGTTACCACACTTGGCATTGCCGACGTGTCCTCATCGGCAGCCATTCCCGATGATGGCGCCTGGCATCATATCGCGGTGGTTCATCAGCCCGGAGTCGAACTGCGATTCTATGTCGACGGCGTTCTGGGAGATACCCGTCCCTACACCAGCGGGGTTAACTTCACCCGCACGCAGAAGATCTTCAGCA
It encodes:
- a CDS encoding Ig-like domain-containing protein — protein: MTLYSRFVALVCLLVAFGWNCRAADLLIDAVELKSDARVEIRFTPSPSSYYRLFRGRELRSIRDLVQVSLTSPMVTVATEDQGFFQLEQISRAAGLDSDADGLPDLYELGRPSFQPLNPADARLDFDRDGIPNVEEFQNGTDPEVGELRPTTVTASPAQGDDGVSVHRETVLSFSRPLSVGATLDNATLRADSLGRAILVRRAISPDRRRATLFYLEPLPSGSRVRVTLDGARLLDDRGIAVDGDADGQAGGVMVVEFDTAPSSAVPETAVIGRVFASELRPGTDTGINAVNRPLAGVIVTVDGQEESLRTVTDADGNFTLKPSPAGRFFVKVDGRTAVGSDWPSGNYYPIVGKAWEAVAGRLDNLAGGNGQIFLPRIAAGTLQVVKTSGNTVVSFPDDVLRANPALAGVSLLIPPGSLSDDAGLRGGRIGIAPVPPDRLPEPLPDDLQFPLVITVQSDGPQNLSIPAPICFPNLPDPETGLVAVGGSKSALWSFDHDKGYWEIVGSMTVSPDGSRVCTDPGVGIQQPGWHGVQPGASGSGGEVEKEEEQCSVLIVGPIGGTTNVVYSFGTSISGGGSWSWSAPGGEPSAGSGPEFSTRYAQLGDYQITVAYTSPDGEQECSDVHTVRITPDECRVSIGGFVRAVAGVRETYQATVHPEVGTYRWSVDSGGSLFGQGDGPTVDVAWRTGGRHVLKLVYTTKPPSGAPQTCEDEVSVFVDETLELLDHRDLPLSDAEPPFVGSTITVHGNLSSSLGRYEWSGSEGVNILNPASSHTQISFSSPGMKVIQATFTPFEESGKSQTRLVTLRVRDTCTVVLTPLRSVAAVGDPVTVTVTTAPDSGGTVSWEAVGATPATGTGRSFTTRYAKEGIYQVTATYETAQGERCSVLGSVQVGAIDCRLTLSGPSVLEPGEVGDFSVLGNGTSGFYAAKVATTGESLGFGQPGDGVPFEFGVGFNSPGTYTVEVVYLGTFALLTPGECTLTHTVTVSGPTPPVPSLADVSGAGSPAVRPVKGRNYYARVNLKTGSIRRGLTAANGVAHPRPVRVASLTRFREYLLNERTLKVAIETFESPADGVPFGFPRFLLQPDLSPDGDRDGLSDLAEFIVGTDPTRSDTDGDGVNDGTEVRSGTQPLGEDPGEPGALGGAATSGYAWDVCVEGDRALLAAGAAGLEVFNVFETMPPVRIAQLKLGGEATAVACLGRNAIVAVRGAGLAMVDLEGPSAPSLRALTPTGAEVSGVAMSGGLAAAALEDGSLLLLDSATGTVIQKLELGYPLDDVLVSGRYVYVLGRSGEDALVSAVEVRDGFAFVSGSASSKGSRGAGGRRLRLVSGSDRLLVIHTAGFSIIDLTNPGQPSVEAQVLTGQFGWRHAAMLGENLFAAADPVSTDDGAHDVQIYRFEPGGTTVSFDQQIPTPGSAEAVAIRQGLGYVADGASGLQVVRFQDADRAGRPPLVSWASPPVESRVEEAKMFVQAVLATDDVGVSRVEFLLDGTLVATDASPPFELKLLTPRRALGREIIRLRARAIDTGGNVTVSDELALELTADASAPVAMSLTPPPGVEVANEAVRSIQVVFNEPIEASSLPAGSLRLFFAGSDATLGTADDVDLPGEVTYSAATSTLILSLTSPVAQGRFRAVLLEGLGDRVGNRLTSPVSWDFTVVGPRVVQRLPAPGGNSGGTRVEIRFSSFLDPASVGAAPVVTSAGPDEQLGTGDDVLMGGSVNYLPGTAELARHFAAPLPSGNYRVLLPQTLASAAQVAMAAPVTWDFKVSSVTFGTNAISLSGVLAGEFATDEHRVTVQAGGAFVIQNPNQLRVVLTRLDGSILADENRSLLKISDLVPGAYLIQVHRGAGGGSLNYTLGLNRFSQRVVEQVLVGESPQSITGRTKLDAGDEDVYLLSMTAGQNYFVQLLASGFPCPVRWSVFEPGGVPLVFLQAGCGQSAVVRSPTGGVMRVVVEGLRAGRADLRVTRSQQRSFQIDLTGVDLYSSSSDPQFSGSKSTLNPGDSALVAITAAAGEEYHFSDPSGSFECMSVRFTGPTGEILTDEECDGPRTLTFGAGGVHQLRIVNTLSGARSMRLLLARHVRRMLPELNLAAGGFVRREERLNGPGSQDSYPVVLSADQEVIFTPGRFNRCHNWQLLNDQGERVFGPASMCGRSVRFSPASSGVFQLVITATPDSADFGSDYAFAAGTPGIVTTRHDLRVDRALEAFDELPLPGAGRVFELEFLAEEVVKFQIGLGSEGCSGLVAARVLAPDGTLLFSLNEGDCGATRFLRLGRAGIYRVEFQLSPDAEPERYGLQVDRARQAPGRWVAQTDLKNPLQGPGTALLAAEGSSDVYVAGPFAGGVGVAQRSGEGWDILGLASRQDAVPVRVLALLRRGAHLFAAGNFTSMGGVAAPGIARWNGSIWESLGTGIEVVAADFSNQLLEVRDLAFLGDNLFAGGLFRVSGGVPTFNLSRWDGTRWHSLPGPLGLRQLDGVGGRRDDLGESADSLVVLGGKVYVAGAYQFPSSNIGGWGLDGMLDNTFGGTLRSTFDRGRVRLARADGGLLYVQGEIGRAGANFGTIDVQDFAVWTGTEWRRGPTSLPSFGVSDMVVRGETIVVGGMLFNLSDDTATGRPENSTVTQGIGLWNGTEWSAPGIGVESEAGSFEGAARVSGSVARLQLRGQQLYVTGQFTFAGGNPAAFYAVWENAP
- a CDS encoding LamG domain-containing protein; this translates as MKKRPQWLILLLTLLLPAHQITAAVLWKFSTTGQGQTISGTLTTDGTDADLSSAKNFNIQSIETLLLDGAPVATLATPLPWVNGVSANVSVGPLIWNGSSVQLPIFVLATSDGGDLLEIDNNNDPEFPNFKARIQDVVAFDTESTSITPLKRASQLIDFGFNEGTGTTVTDTINSLSGSPAVPANPPTFETATPSAKPGDSAVHFEAGQYFIVNDPDTRLALDPADPSFTLQAWVNFAGNPAGRQVFYYANGPGGAVSFSVNNNRTVFVTTLGIADVSSAAAIPDDGAWHHIAVVHQPGVELRFYVDGVLGDTVPYTSGVNFTRTQKIFSIGAEWNGALQYIGSVDRLKVSSGILAPDELDFQAVPPSKLIDFGFDEGSGTTVTDSINSLAGSPAVPANPPTFESEAPSGLVGDSAVHFEPGQYFVVNDPDTRLALDPTNPSFTLQAWVKFNGNPAGRQVFYYANGPGGAVSFSVNNNRTVFVTTLGIADVSSSAAIPDDGAWHHIAVVHQPGVELRFYVDGVLGDTRPYTSGVNFTRTQKIFSIGAEWNGALQYIGSVDRLKVSSGMLGVEQLDYRSIPLAGDGGLTIARPSVSPLGFSLGVTDAAGSVLDPATILLTLDGAPVVPTSVTKSGATTTIAYTVPGLPLASGSSHTVNLAVKDTKSTSFSKSADFVVASYASLSASDALPDSAVDKNARGFRIRTFQIEGGTKEGTIAYNEAILTGENGPNIANADDAGGVDAEGFFIWPSFINFDTGTGANGYFNSPDYPNIPFPGIPGALGTVVDFAEEILAALEFTAPGIYTMAVNTDWTGFPNSTDGYLVRAGLDPKDPASSVTLGFFDALAPVGTRGLANTPFQFYVPKAGIYPFRLMYYQSEGSANLEWYMLNTDGTRTLINEPDKVEAVPAYYTWTTPPTAPTVSIASGVNTVTITFTGTLEETSSLTNPVWSAVAGAGQITVPTTGPSKFYRSRQ